One genomic window of Leptospira johnsonii includes the following:
- a CDS encoding LruC domain-containing protein → MKKFLALAIIAGFVYNCGHKKNGLLLPFFFLGSQHTATGGVPGNSGSPGVVFVPGDGSGNPVTPPADSTNNSGGSTTTPSNSNSGSGSSNSGSSGSSDQTSSNSNTSDSSNTSGSPSDTASNNSGSSNGGSSSSGSSDSNSSSNSGSSSDSGNNTASSGNSGSNDSSSSGSSNSSSSSGDSSASNGSSNSGNSGSSDNSNTGSNSDTGSGSNNGSGSGDSSGTPTVAVVVVEDPKGEPSFNYNTTINIPLNLTVLDKKSNVVSGATVLVYDENNNILFQGVSDSSGKVTGTLTVPTSVGNITIDISIGGESISQYVSLDSVLGINRTIRYEVNLPATQIADTDSDGVPDDTDIYPNDATRSTEVTYPAEGVFTVAFEDSYPSAGDADLNDYVIQFKNKEDLNSSGKIVRLKGTYQHVAKGAGYRHQLFIKLPVDVGASITYKLTQADGKVEVATNTVSVTAANLKSGYQIFDDSNKTIRGQNVHPGDVFKPGFVATVEIVFNAPVERAKLGSFPYDLYAYVLNTKQEIHFPGLYKNNNGTDKYLDNTGFPWAILVPGAWKYPYEKYDIRKDSESGYSEFNLWVSSGGKEYKTWYYDVTNESKVFPVPSDSSLLGYLFLSVKKFAIFYAMGLVIAGGIAVYFLRKKQSLVA, encoded by the coding sequence ATGAAAAAGTTCCTAGCCTTGGCAATAATTGCCGGGTTCGTTTACAACTGCGGCCATAAGAAGAATGGCCTTTTATTACCGTTTTTTTTCCTAGGAAGCCAACATACCGCAACCGGAGGGGTTCCGGGAAATAGCGGTAGTCCTGGAGTAGTATTTGTTCCAGGAGATGGTTCCGGAAATCCTGTGACCCCACCTGCGGATAGTACGAATAATAGTGGAGGTTCTACCACTACCCCGTCCAATTCTAATTCAGGAAGTGGCAGTTCTAACAGCGGATCGTCCGGTTCTTCTGACCAAACTTCTTCCAATTCGAATACTTCAGATTCTTCTAATACGTCTGGATCTCCTTCCGACACTGCAAGTAATAATAGCGGATCCTCCAATGGAGGAAGTAGCAGTTCTGGATCTTCTGATTCAAACTCCAGCTCTAACTCGGGCTCTTCTTCTGATTCGGGAAACAATACTGCGTCCAGTGGTAATTCTGGCTCTAACGATTCTTCTTCCAGCGGTTCTTCGAATTCTTCCTCTTCTTCCGGAGATTCCAGTGCATCGAATGGGTCTTCTAATAGCGGAAACTCAGGATCTTCTGATAACTCAAACACGGGTTCTAATTCCGATACAGGAAGCGGTTCCAATAATGGATCAGGATCGGGAGATTCTTCTGGAACACCTACTGTAGCTGTAGTCGTGGTAGAAGATCCAAAAGGAGAACCTAGTTTTAACTACAATACTACGATCAATATTCCTTTAAACCTTACCGTTTTGGATAAGAAGTCTAATGTGGTTTCGGGAGCTACTGTCCTAGTATATGATGAAAACAATAATATACTATTCCAAGGTGTTTCCGATTCTTCCGGAAAAGTAACCGGGACCTTAACTGTTCCGACTTCCGTAGGAAATATTACTATAGATATTTCGATCGGCGGAGAATCCATTTCTCAGTACGTAAGTTTGGACTCAGTTCTTGGGATCAACAGAACTATCAGATATGAAGTCAATCTTCCTGCTACCCAAATTGCGGATACTGACAGCGACGGAGTTCCAGACGATACTGATATTTATCCGAACGATGCGACCCGTTCTACCGAAGTAACTTATCCTGCAGAAGGAGTTTTCACCGTTGCATTTGAAGACTCGTATCCTTCCGCAGGTGATGCAGACTTAAACGATTATGTGATCCAATTTAAGAATAAAGAAGATCTAAACTCTTCTGGAAAGATCGTAAGACTGAAAGGAACTTACCAACACGTAGCTAAAGGCGCAGGTTATAGACACCAATTGTTTATCAAGTTGCCTGTGGATGTAGGAGCTTCTATCACTTATAAACTGACCCAAGCGGACGGAAAAGTTGAAGTTGCAACGAACACTGTAAGTGTTACTGCCGCGAACTTGAAATCAGGTTACCAGATCTTCGATGATTCTAACAAAACGATCAGAGGTCAAAACGTTCACCCTGGGGATGTGTTCAAACCTGGATTTGTCGCAACTGTAGAGATCGTATTCAATGCTCCTGTAGAAAGAGCGAAACTTGGATCCTTCCCTTACGATCTGTATGCCTATGTTCTCAATACAAAACAAGAGATCCATTTCCCTGGATTGTATAAGAACAATAACGGAACGGATAAGTATCTGGATAACACAGGATTCCCTTGGGCAATCTTGGTTCCAGGCGCTTGGAAATATCCGTATGAAAAATACGATATTAGAAAGGATTCCGAATCAGGATATTCAGAGTTCAATCTTTGGGTGTCTTCCGGTGGAAAAGAATACAAAACTTGGTACTATGATGTGACCAACGAGTCCAAAGTATTCCCTGTTCCAAGTGATAGTAGCCTACTCGGTTATCTGTTTCTTTCAGTGAAAAAATTTGCGATCTTCTATGCGATGGGATTAGTCATCGCAGGTGGAATTGCGGTTTATTTCCTGAGAAAAAAACAAAGTTTAGTCGCGTAG
- a CDS encoding ubiquinone/menaquinone biosynthesis methyltransferase, with amino-acid sequence MPSSDTKADFVRVNFNKIASKYDRFNDCSSFFLHRSWKNKLVEEIETETKGSIRVLDLCCGTGDISVRLERSLRVESLLSLDFSENMLEVAKTRLEKPINQGRVKIEWGDATNLSQVKSESLDAVSIGFGLRNVNDLDKALSEIYRVLKPGGVFANLDVGKVKNPFIKAFADFYFFRIVPLFGYVLWGGKNEMFDYLPVSSLYYPDQEGLKSKLEQIGFEKVRYTNFVFGNSVLHIGKKPFRP; translated from the coding sequence ATGCCTTCTTCAGATACGAAGGCCGATTTCGTTCGAGTAAATTTCAATAAGATCGCTTCCAAATACGATCGTTTCAACGATTGTAGTAGCTTCTTCTTGCATAGATCTTGGAAGAATAAACTGGTAGAAGAGATCGAAACTGAAACCAAGGGGTCCATCCGAGTTTTAGATCTCTGTTGCGGGACAGGAGATATTTCCGTCCGCCTGGAAAGATCTCTAAGAGTGGAATCTTTACTAAGTTTGGACTTCTCTGAAAACATGTTAGAAGTCGCAAAAACAAGACTCGAAAAACCGATCAACCAAGGTAGAGTCAAGATAGAATGGGGAGATGCAACCAATCTCTCCCAGGTCAAAAGTGAAAGCCTGGACGCAGTCAGCATCGGTTTTGGTCTAAGGAATGTGAACGACCTAGACAAAGCATTGTCAGAAATTTATAGAGTGCTCAAACCCGGAGGGGTATTCGCCAACCTGGACGTGGGAAAGGTCAAAAATCCTTTTATAAAAGCATTCGCCGATTTTTATTTTTTCAGAATTGTTCCTCTTTTCGGTTATGTACTCTGGGGAGGCAAAAACGAGATGTTCGATTATTTGCCGGTTTCTTCTCTTTATTATCCGGACCAAGAAGGTTTAAAATCCAAATTGGAACAAATAGGTTTCGAGAAGGTCAGATATACCAATTTTGTATTTGGGAATAGCGTACTTCATATAGGAAAAAAACCTTTTCGACCGTAG
- a CDS encoding MotA/TolQ/ExbB proton channel family protein yields MKDLGFLQGLDWVSSLIILLSVWNLGTFIHVWSILPKRKESLKQNFLTENNPSIWEEKLSEVLFPIETKLSWMKHLAGISTMLGLLGTVLGISEAFSSLQAAGTVSLDAFAGGIKLALVTTILGLFVAIPSLFGFQFLKHRLLDLEREALSWLKIPPR; encoded by the coding sequence ATGAAAGACCTAGGCTTTCTGCAAGGATTGGATTGGGTTTCAAGCCTAATCATTCTTCTTTCCGTTTGGAATCTTGGAACGTTTATCCATGTGTGGAGCATTCTTCCTAAAAGAAAAGAATCCTTAAAACAGAACTTTTTAACTGAAAACAATCCTTCCATTTGGGAAGAAAAACTTTCAGAAGTATTATTCCCGATAGAAACCAAACTTTCCTGGATGAAACACCTGGCAGGGATCTCGACAATGCTTGGACTTTTAGGAACTGTACTCGGGATTTCCGAAGCATTCTCCTCGTTGCAGGCAGCGGGAACAGTTAGCTTGGATGCGTTTGCCGGCGGGATCAAACTCGCGCTCGTAACCACTATCCTGGGTTTGTTCGTCGCAATCCCTTCCTTATTCGGTTTCCAATTTTTAAAACATAGATTATTGGATTTGGAAAGAGAAGCATTGTCCTGGCTAAAGATCCCACCTAGGTGA
- a CDS encoding ExbD/TolR family protein yields MRKSILKEEDPGIDLTSFIDVVFILLVFVMLAVSFRKEIRSIPLELPKVGQGEDPKGERVEFALLPDGTYRIGEEKIQKAVLEEKLRQGLVREKEVRFFADKTANYEEIVKLLDLLSRGGASSLELAVQGQK; encoded by the coding sequence ATGAGAAAGTCGATCCTAAAGGAAGAAGATCCAGGAATAGACCTGACCAGTTTTATAGACGTAGTATTTATACTTCTAGTTTTTGTGATGTTGGCAGTCAGCTTCAGAAAGGAGATCCGATCCATTCCATTAGAACTTCCTAAAGTAGGGCAGGGAGAGGATCCGAAAGGAGAAAGAGTAGAATTTGCACTTTTACCTGACGGTACTTATAGAATAGGAGAGGAAAAAATCCAGAAAGCAGTCTTGGAAGAAAAACTAAGGCAAGGACTGGTCAGAGAAAAAGAAGTCAGATTTTTTGCGGATAAAACTGCGAACTACGAAGAGATCGTAAAATTATTGGATTTATTAAGTAGGGGTGGAGCTTCTTCCCTAGAATTGGCTGTCCAAGGCCAGAAGTGA
- a CDS encoding nucleotide pyrophosphohydrolase yields MNFDEAQKTVDDWIKTIGVKYFSELTNLAILMEEVGEFSRLVARKYGDQSFKKGEDPEGLSKELGDILFVLTCLANQMGISMEEAFKATLEKNTTRDKDRHKNNPKLKDL; encoded by the coding sequence ATGAACTTCGACGAAGCCCAAAAGACGGTAGATGATTGGATCAAAACCATTGGGGTTAAATATTTTTCGGAACTAACAAACCTAGCCATTCTCATGGAAGAAGTGGGAGAATTCTCCCGACTCGTTGCAAGAAAATACGGGGACCAATCTTTCAAAAAGGGAGAAGATCCGGAAGGCCTGTCTAAAGAGTTAGGGGATATACTTTTTGTTCTAACTTGTCTTGCCAACCAAATGGGAATTTCCATGGAAGAAGCTTTTAAGGCTACCCTGGAAAAGAATACGACCCGAGACAAGGATCGCCACAAGAATAATCCTAAGTTAAAGGATCTTTAA